The nucleotide window agctCCGGCCAGCGCTAGAGCTCGGCCCTCCGCCCGCCCGCCTCCAAGGCCTCAGCTTCCCCGTCTGGAAAAGGGGAGCAAACTCCAGCCTTTAGGGCGGCAAAAGCCGCGCGATGCAGAACCCCAACACAATGCACCTCTGCGACTCCCCATTCTCCGGGGGTGGCAGCCACTGGGGAGAAGTCACCCAAGGGGTCACTCCCTCCTGGGGACGGGCTGAGCGAATGATGGTCGgtgtggaatattacacagctacGAACAGGACGGGAAGGGGCTGCGCGTGCCCGCTGAGGGCGGGTCCCCACATCTTTACGGGGTCCAGTGAACTGCGGAAGCACCGGTGCGCCACCTGGTGGGCAAAACCCGCAAGCACCTTCCCCTGTGAGTGTAtcttctgcaaaatgggagtAAGGGAAGACATTGTTGTGGGCACTGACAGTGAGGGCTTAAAAAAGGGGTTGGCTCAGAGAAAGCCCACCTAAGAGCATGCTAAATAGATCCGTGTGGACAGTCTGCCAGTCACCCTCCACTCTCAAGCTCAACTTAGacttccctcccccaccatgGGGCCCCCTCTTCAATCTATCATCCCCCGCTGCAGGCAGaggaagcttttaaaatataaaaagggagCATCACTCCTCTCACACTCACCAGTTCTTTCCCCCTgaataaaacccaagactgacTGTCTCTCCACTCTGGCCCTCACCTCAGGGCTCCAGCCACCCTGGTTTCTCTCAGGTCCTGGGCCCatattgccttctcctgcttggTGTATTCTTCTGCTTCCTTCTTAATTTCTACTATCCTACAGCTCTAGGTCAGACACCACCTTTTCCAGGAAGCTCTCCCTGATTTTCTCATTTGAGTTTCCTCCAGCAGATTCTGAGAGCTCCACAAAGGGAGGGAACACATGTCCCCAGAATCTGACACAGAATCAGCTGGTTGTAATTATCTGCTGCCTGTTTACAAATGTCCAGAAACATCTGGAAGGAGCATAGCCAACTGATCAGGGTGGCCTCTCTGTGGCTGGAAAAAAGGGAATTCATTGCTTACTTTACTGGACCAGTTTTTTAATTAGGGTAAAAAAAAAGGTGATGAAACCGATCATTCTTGGGGCTGTGAGGCTCAAATAAAATGAAGCCAGGCAGGGACAGGGAAACGGAAAGTAGGGAACGGTCATCACGCCAGCAACCTTGACCTCTCCCCGCCACAGACCTGCTCCCAGTACACAGTCCCCAAACTGGGCCCAAACACcatcaatatatttattaaaaccaAAGCAGAGGGAACAGAGCTATTAGGAAGGCAAATCAAAGTGCAGATTGGAGGGTGGGGCAGAGCAAgaagtggggtggagggggcacTTCAAATGCCACAGGAAGGGCCCCTGTGGTCTGGGCTGGGGGGGGGAGGCccttcaccccacccctcccGCCCACCCTGTCAGTGAAGGTCCCCCACTCACCTCTCCCATCTCACATCCATCCTGGGGGCAGCTGGGGCCCTGCAGTGACCCCATGGGGAGGGACCACCCCCTCAATCCACCCATggctgtcagtcagtcagtctgtGTCTCCCTCCCTCACTTTCCGAATAAATAAACCACTCAGGCCTCAGCTCCTTCCGAGTGGGGCAAAAAACAGCTCAAGGACCCCTGCCCTCGCTCAGGGGTAAGGGAGTCGCGGCACCAGTCCCACATCCCTCCTACCCTTTGCTGATGCCCCAAGCTTGCCAAAAAGGCCTTGATAAATAAATAACGCTCCATTAAAGCTTCAATCAGAAAAACCTTTAAGACGATAGAAGTGCTCTCGCTGTCCTGCCAACAAGCAGGCCAAGGCCTCGCCACCTGGCCTGGTCAGCAGACAGGATTCTGGGGGCAGGTGGCCACCCTGGGCCTCGTGGGGCCCCTGGAGCAAGAAGACCAAAAGTGCAGTTAGAGCCCCCACCACGCGCACACATGgactcatgcacacacacgtggACACACTGGGGCGTGTTTTCAGTGCACGCACAGATGTGTTCACCTTCATTCCCcgggacatgcacacacacatgctcacacaccaCTCACCCCGTGGACACACACGTCAGGGGTTGGGTGCATGCACAAACACACCACAAACAGAATTCCCTTCCTGGCTTGCTCAGCCTCCTGGCAGGAGCCAGACTCCAGAGCTAGAAGCCACTGGAGGTAGGAGAGAGGGGCATAAATTAAACGTTTCCAATTAGGCTAGGACGGCCAGGGGCGGGGGGCTCCAGGGCTGCAGAGACGGGGTGGGCATCTCAGGAGGCCCTGGTCCCCCTGAGCCCCGTCAGAAATCCAGGGGAGTGAGGTCCCCAAAGTCACAGTCGAAGAGGTCTCTGATGCCCTCACCCTCCTCGAGGCCAAAGTGGTAGTCGAGGGCCTCGTGGGGGGGGGACAGGGTGATGAACTCCTCggggaggaggctggagaagTCCTCCTTCACGTGCTCCAGGAGTGAGTCGGCCGCCACGAGCGGGGATAGGCGGTCCTCGTCCACGGGGGCCCGCAGGCCGCCCATCCGGGAAAGCAGAGGTTCTGGGGAGACGGGTGAGCATCACAGGCCGGGGACACCCCCGGCGGGGAGGGGCTGACACACCTGCCCACCCACCCGGGAGAGGGGCCCAGCCTACCCCGCCCACCCAGCCTTCACCAACCTTGCTCCAGGCTGAGCAGGGACTGACTGGGATCTGTGGCAGGGGATGAGcggggtgatgatggtggtggtggcacCGCAGTGGCAAGGTCAGCTGTCCTGTCCTCCTCCCCCGAAGCTGCCCCCTGGGACGGGGTCTTTCCAGGGCTGGTTCCACCCACACTCTCCTCAGGGCACAGGAAAACGTCGATGGGGCCTTGTTTGCTCTTAAGGGAGATCTGAAAGTTCTGGGTGGAGGTAGCAGGCagggtaaactgaggctcagctggACTACCAGCCCAGCTCAGTCCACCCTGGTCCAGTCTAGACTCCCAGGTCTCACCTCCGAGGAGTCCACGGCTTGGAGCTGGGTCTCAGGGGGGGCCTTGATCACCATGACCATCTGCTCTGCAGGGTCTGCGATGCTACGAAGGTCCTGGCAGGTCACATAGGCCAGGGTTGGTGGAGTCAAGGACCATATGATCTTTGGCCTTCGGGGGCCACCCACCCAGACACCTCAGAAGGCAGAGCCCATCCCTGCCTAGTCAATCCTGTCCTCTGCATCGCCCactccagggcctggcacatggtcTCAAGCAGATCTCATGCCCTTGAGCCTGCTTCTACATCTGTACAATGAGATCACTCTACCTATTGAATCTCAAGGTAATGATAGCTGCCTATAATCATTTcataaaaattacttaaatcCAGGCATAGTCCTAAGAATTTATTCAGACCCATGACCTTGATGtcaattagtgtgtgtgtgtgtgtgtgtgtgtgtgtgtgtgtgttaagttgctcagtcatgttcgattctgtgaccccatggactatagcccaccaggctcctctctccatggaattctccagggaagaatactggaatgggttgccattctcttctccaggggatcctcctgatccagggatggaacccgggtctcccacactgcaggcagattctttaccgtctgagctgttatctccaaaatgtataaacataacttctttcaaaataaagtttctatttttGCAAATAAAAGCAACTCTAACCTTGAAGCTACAACTAGGTACTGAATCCCTGTATTAAATGTTATCCCTGTTAAATAAATCAGTTATTACTGATACTAGCTTTTCTGGTTTTAATCTGTACAGCTTTGAAATAGGattgtttttccccttttccagaggaagctgagactcagagaggttaaataacttgtccagtGTCACACCGTGAGTGAATGCTGAGCCAGGACCAGTATCCAAAGCCAGAACCCTCTCCTAAATCCAGGGCCCAGGGTAAGGCCCTCCACTCCCACTTGGATGGGGCCCTGATGACCCTCCGGGCAGTTCAAGGATATCGCTGGCTGTCAGCGTCCTCCGAGAGCAGACGCAGCTGGGTGCTGCACGTGTGGAGCAGGTGATCCAGCTGCTGCTCACTCTCCTGCAGTTGCTGGAGGTCCTGGGTCAATCCTTCAAGCCGCCCGCTGATCCCCACCGTTGCATGGCTGCCTCTGCCGGGAGGCAACAGGAGGGGTCAGCAGCtcccagcccctcttccctgGAGCTGTGACCCTCAGCAACCAGTCTgctgctgccccctgcccctcatGGCCTGGCTCCTCAGCCAGGCTTCCAAGGCAGACTGGCTGGGTTCAGAGTTGGGCCTGAATGTCTGTGAACACCCACGTGGCCCTTGTAGGGGGCTGGGTAAGTACACAAGGATAAGACATGCCGTGGAACACTCTGTAGTTGTGCAAAAAGACATGGATGCGTTAGATACAAAAATGGAAGCATTTGTAAGACATATCaagtgagaagaaaataaataaataaatcgatGTAGAATGGAATATTTACCCAAAACTGAAAACGCAGACGTGTCAGAGTGGAGTAAGATGACCGGGGAAAGAGGTGaaaacgggaaaaaaaaaaaaaacagctgtgtTAGCCAAGCTCATCAACGGCAACAGAAGCCAGAGCAGTGGTCACCTGGGTGGTATGAGGAAGGGACAGTGTCTGGGAAGAGGCACAGGGGAAGTTTCTGGGGTGCTGGAAATGTTCCTTATCCTTATCCAGATGGTGGTTACCCAGGTGAAGAAATGGAAAGTTGAGCTGCGCTAGATATGTAAGATTTGTGTTCTTTCCTGCATCCATCACCTCACGGAAGCCAGCTCTCCTCTCTAAACCTCGGTTTGCCCAGCTGTTAAGATGGGGACGCAGGCAGCCACAGCAGGTATGGCTCTCAGCTCCTCTGGCCCGGCCCACCCTGGGCCTCCGCCTACCCTCCTGTCCGGCCGGTACCTACAGCCACTGGATGTGGTTCTTGGACTTCTTCGCGATGAGGTGGATGCCCTCCAGGACGTTGGTGATGTCGTAGATGCGCCGTTTCTGCACCTTCAGCACCTCTGCCGCCCAGTTCAAGTCGACCACTCCATCAGCCGAGCGGCTCAGTAATTCCAAGAAGCGTTTGGTGGTCAGGTTCAATGATGTTTCGTAGCGTGACTTCTCCCCTGGGGACTTCACACCTGGAGGCCAGGCAGGACAAGGTCCCTTAGCACCACCCCCAGCCACACTGGGCTCCCTGGCAACAGCAGGGCAGGAGGAtggtagggtgggggtgggagggggcagatggTTCCTTCCCTTTGGTGAGGCCAAGCAGGGAGGCCCCATGACTGCTGCCTGCCAATCACAGAATTCCTCTTCCGGCTGGGGAACTTCCCACCCGCTAGGGCTTGGGGAAGCCATGCCAGGCGGCCACTCCAGCTGCCCCTTGGGGCCCCCTGAGGCCTGGATCAGACCCAGGCCTGACAGACCAGAGCTTACTCTGCAAGCATGCCTGTCTGTCCACGCCCCCTCAATGTGggtctggccagggggcctgcccGAGCCCAAGCCCTGGGGGTACCTTTTCCTGGGTGGCGGCCTCTGCCCCGAGCTGGCCCGCTGCTCTCAGCCAGGTATTGATGGTCAGTTTCCAGGTTCAGCCTCCGCTTCACCTATGGCAAAAACAATGGGAGGATGCCCAGTAACCAGGAGAGTGGGGCCACAAGAGACCTGGCTGAAGACCAGGTGCTTCTGGGCAGCCCCCTGCCCCAGTCACTCTACCAGGATGCCCAAGAGTATGAGTGAGGGGGAGGTCCCAGGCAGCATGATCCTACCCCGCAGGACAGAACACTCAACTGGAAGGCAGAAGTTCAAGCCCCAGTTCCACCACTACCTCCCTGGGGGACCTATGGTAGTCTGCAAACtcttttgcttctcctcttttcaacaGATGGAGCCTAACGTTCCCTTAAGCATGGGCCCGATCTGGTGACTCGCTTCTAATGGACAGAATGTGGTGGAAGTGACGGTATGTCACTTCTGAGACAGGGTCACACAGGCACTAAAGCTTCCTCCTTGCTCTTTATTTGATCCCTCCCTCGTGGTTGGAGCTAGCGGCCATGTCACGTAGGCACTCAGATAGCCCTAAGGAGGCCCAAGTGGCAAGAAACTAAAGCCCTGCCCCCAACAGCAACACGGGCAGGCTTAGAAGCATATCCTCCAACCCTGGTCATGCCTTCTGATGACTGCAGCCAGGCCAACATTTGGCATTAACCTCAGAAGAGGTCCTCAGCCAGAAGCACCCAGCCAAGTCACGGCTGAATTTCCCACCCTCAGAAACCATATAACAAATGTCTGATGTTTTAAGCCATTGGGATACTGATCCCCTGAGTGAGTAACTACCTCTCTCTGGTTTCTGATTTGTCTGTGAATAAGGCAGCAGAATCATGGCCCCATCTTACAGGTAGGacaactgaagcccagaaagacTCAAGGTGATACAGGCAGGAAGTGCCAGAGCCAGGATTCCCGCACGAGAATGGAGACTGCCCTGGGGATTTCACAGGCATCTCTCTCATATCCTGACCCAAACCAGCTACACCTGCCCCTCTGCCACCCACAGGGTTTCCTGAGCTAGAACCTGGTTCAGGCCCACCCACTGCCCTCATCGCATCTAGCTGCCAAAATTCCCGTCACCACAGCCACTGGCACCTCCTATCTGGACCACCCGGCTTGTCTTCCCGCTGGTCTCCCTGCCTCCGTCTGTCCCCTCCACCTTAGTCTCCTCATCTGCCACCACTTCTCCCACAGGAAGTTCTGCTGAGCTTCTGAGTTTCTTCACAGACCTGCACCGCCAAGCCTTAGCCCATGCTCGTCCCTCCCTGGCTGGCCCTCGCCTCCCTCCCTCCGAGTTCACACCAACGCTTCCCCCTCCAGAGAGGCACCTTACCCATCacctcagtctttccaatcaaTCGCGCAATAGAAACTGAGCCTCGCAACCGTTTCCCACATGGTCTCTCGCCAGAAATTTCTGCAGGTGTTTGTCTCACCCAGAGGCCAGGGAGCCCCTCAGAGGCAGGCACTGGGTCTGAATAATCTCTGCACGTAAGGTCTGGGCATCAgcatgtttgctgaatgaaccGCCCCACATGCTGCCGGACTCAGACACACCCTCTCACGCAGGCACCCATAGATTTTCTCAGGTATCTGCCAATATCAGAGCTAATGCATGCTGAGTGCTTCCTGTGTCCTGAGCACTGCTAGGTAACTGCTTCACCTGCGTGTGATCACCCACAACCTCCAGCCGCCTTGCAGCAGGGGTTCTGATGACTTCCACTTCCTCAGGAGTCTGCACCTCgcaaaggtcacacagtgagaGGTGGAGTCAGGATTCGAACCTTAGTGGGCTGGGCAGAGGCTCATCCGGAAGCCAGGCTCCCACAAGCCAAACCACAATGTACCCGCTCTCCAGCCTCGCCCCAAAGCCCTGAACCCTAGCATGCTCCAGCCAACCGCACCCTTTgcctccttcctgctccctcAAAAGGGTGCCCAAGCTGAAGGTGGATCCATGCCACACTCAGGCAGACGGATGCCCATCTCTGCTGCTGTTCTTCAGAGATGCGGGCACAGGGACCCAAAAAGCAGGGATGAAAGAAATCCAGATGACTCAAATACCTATCCATGGGAGAGGCCACAAAAACTGGTTCATCCAGCCCTTGGAATACCACACTGCTGTCAAGAAGGATGGGGGCAGGTTGATACAAAACTCTCCCAAAGACATATTGACAAGAAAAACACAGTTATGAAGCAATGCATTTATGTGATCCCTTTTGGGGATTAAAAAGCTCATGAAACCATTTTCTCGGCTTCAGATTGTATTATTATAGAATCCATTTCAGTAGTAACCTTGGTATCAGGGCGAGGACCACGAGGAATTGCTGCCTTGTCTCTAAAGCGGGGATGATGCGCTATTGGCACACAGAAGTAAAGGAAAAACTTCAATTTCTAAAACTTTAGAAAGATGTCATAAccaccttaaaaaaagaaaaaaagcagactctggaagagaaaaaaggaaaaatgaatgggGCTGGGGATCTTGTCCCCCTcaactttctcatctcttcttctatagtaaatatgtattatattcaGTTTGTTTTTAAGAGCCATGACAACGGGGGAGACGTGGACAGAAAGAGCCGGGAGTAATGGGTGAATTGCACAGagccttgaaggcaggaggtacTCAATGAATGCTCACTGTGCAGAAGCTGAGCCTGCAGCTTGTTTCAAGGACTGCCCCCAAACAGATGCTAGTGCAGAGGGAGAGTGGAGGCCACGGCTCAGATAGCCAGCGGCTACTCACAGGCACGTTAGGGGGTGTTGGACAGCAAAAGCTGAGCCCATGTTTCTGAACAGCAGCAAGGTGGTACCAGGCCCTAGCCCTGCTCACGGCAGAAGACACGTACTAGCCCTTAAGTACTGTGATGGCAGAGGCTCTTTACGTGCCTCTGTGCCTAGAACCTCAGAGGCACTCAATAACAACTGCTGAATGAATGGAATGCTCAGACCCAATGAGGCTGCCCCTGACACCCCGGGTGTGGAGCAGAGGGCAAACCTCCTGATCCCAGTCCCTGGCTGTCCCTCTAAGCCTGAAGCTCCACTGCCCAAGGGCAGGGCAGCCCTAGGCCTAAGCACCTGTCAATCAGCTAAATAGAGGCTACTGGATCAGGCTCCAAGCTGGTACCTGGAGGGACAGGTTGCTGGGGTATAGGAGACCAATCAGGGGACTGACCCTGTGCAACTTCCCTCCCTCTCACTTATTAGGAGGAAGGGACCCTGGGCTTCCTTCATCTCTAGTAGCATCTCCAGGAAGTAAGGCATGCCAGCAGTTAACCACTCAGGAAATCTGGACTGGTCCCACCACTCATGAGCTGACTCACCAGGGAAGGTTCTAACATCTCTAAGCCTCAGCTTCCCTATCTGTAAAACGGGAAAGTTGTTGACAGGGTTAAACGAGTTAATTGGGtaaagtgcttggcacatggcCGAACTCACAAAACAGTCTCAAAACAATGGTGCCTCCTATTGTTATTATTAGCATCTCAGTGATTCCGGAAGGACGGACATACTGGGCAGGGGGCCAAAGGGGTCGGGGGAACCTTGTTGGGATGTCTCAGGGACCAGCTGCTACCCAGGCCTCCGTCAGCAGTTGGGCTTCCACCTCCTTGCCCTGGGCCCTGCCTCCCGCCTCAACTTGCTCAGCCAACTGTGCTGAGACCCCATCCTGCCTGCCCATCCATGCCCTAACTCTACCCACAGGCTGCACCAGTCAAACTGGtctccacaccctgtcctgcAGCCCACAGGACCAAGCTCTAGGCCTCCGCCCccaccttcccccctccccctaaTTCAGACACCTCTCTGGGCCCCCTAGTCTCAACTGTCTTTAGCCTCTTGCTGTGCAGGGAGCACTTTATCAAGGGATCTCCCTGGAGCATTTACTCTCTCCTGGCACTGGGGGCCTCCTCTCCAGCTCCCAGAGGCCTAGCCCACCCAGGACTTCCACTGGGGCCCGGGGGTCTGCCTGCCTGATTAATGAGGTTCCATGGCAACCAGGGCctgggagggtggagggtggCAGATGGAAGgacaggcagagggaggggatCAGCAGCTGGCCCAGTCACCCCCGCCCCTGCAGAGAAGGCCTCCCAGCCAGGCAGCCTGTCCCCAGAGGCCCAGAGGGCCAGGCCTGCACCTGGCAGTcccagaggcaggaaggagggtcTCCTCAATGGTTCTTCTATGGTCTGGTCCCAGAACACCCCCCTTTGACCTCCCCAAGCAGCCATGCCCACCACCCAGCCACAAGTTCTGGTCTGAAGCCAGCAGGCCTCAGTTTAAATCCCACTTGCAGCCCTGTGACCAGGGGGCAAgccacttcccctctctgggcacAGTTCAGATGGGCACAGTGACAACACCGAGCTCACAGCATGGATGTGAGTTTTAGCTGCCTTGAAGTCAgccagaggcctggcatgcagtcaGCGACAGCTGAATACACGTGGACCATTATTATCATTGAGTCTGCTCCGgcgaggaagctgaggcccagagcacAGAGCAGCAAACAAGGACTGGCCCGAGGTCACCCCGCACCCCAGGGCGGAGCCCTGAGGCCCAACCCAGGCTCGGCACCGCCCAGCCTGGGCGCTTCAGcccaccctcccccgcccccgctgcCGCCGGGCCAAACATCGTGCCCCGCCCGGGTCTGCGCGGGGGTCCAAGGCATGCACTCGGCCCAGTGTCCCTGGTGTCCGTACCGGCGGGCGGCCGAGCGCGGGGCGCGGCGCGCTGGGTGTGGGCCGGGGCGCCTGCGGCGTGGCGAAGAGCAGCAGGTCAGGGTCCCGGGGGCCGGCGGCGGGTGCGGCGGGGCCGGCGGGGGCCGGCGGGGCGCTGGCGTCCTGCGCGGTGGAGATGATGACGATCTGCGAGGAGTCGAGCAGCCGCAGCGCGCCGGCCCCGAGCAGGGCCTCCAGCGCCGGCGCGCAAGAGCCGCCCGCGGGGGCCCCGGCCACGGCCATGGCGCTCACGGCCCGCGCGGCGCGGGTGGCagtcggcggcggcggcgcgggcccATGGCGGCAGGTCGAGGCGAGGGCTAGATCCCGCTCCGGATCCCGCTCCGCCCCCGGCCGCCGCTGCCTGCAAAGTCCCGGCCACTTTTACGCGCCAAATCCTTTTTGCCGCGAAAGAGCCACGAGCCGCCGAGCGCTACCACCATTGGCTGCTCGGGCTGTGACGGAGGCGACGGCGACGGTGCCCATTGGCTGCAGCGCACCGTGCCGGCGGCGGAGGGCGGGACGGGGCGGCGGCGCGAGGCAGCACGGCCAATCGGGGGTCGGGGCGCGCGCAAGCTTTGTCGGGGCGGTGCCAGGCGCGTTTGCACTCCCCGCCCTCAGAGGGGACGGCCCCTGTCCGAGGCGTGGtggccccaccccctccccgacGCACCCCCATCTGCCCGATGCCTCTAAGTGGAGACACTGAGGACAGAATGTGCATTAAGCATATCAACGTCAGCAGAGCCCACGTGACTCCGAGAACTCTCACCTGTGGCCCCAACACCCTCGGCCAGATCTCTAGAAACTGCCCCTCCTCTCTTCTGGGTTCTCAGGCCCACCTCCAAGCTCCGGCCCATCTCCCTCAACTTCCTCACCAAAGCCGTTCACTTTCAAATCGTGTAGCCACCCTATTCCTCTCACCCAGAGCCCAAGCAGAAGGGAGCTGTCAGAAAATGGGGAGGAATGTCTGGCCTACTACAGCTCTGGGCTTTTCTACAAGCCCTCCTATAGCTGGAAACTCCAGTACCCTATGCACAATTTCTGCTTGAACTGatccactcattcaacaaacGTTTTGAGAGCCGGCTCTAAGCCCCATTCTTGACTCCTGGCGCTAAGGAACTCACAGTATAGTGAAAAAGGGAAGAGGGAAACAGGTACAAGCATTTACAACATGATGTGGAATTTTCACTATTAATTCCATGTTAGATCTCACAAAGGGAGGAGGTGAGTATGCTGAgcatgaaaatgcatttaatccGGAGGCCCTGGGACCTCTCCATCAGCCATTTCTCATTGCTCAGATCAGCTGATTTGAGCAATACTGTCCTCTCCtctatgccaggctctgtgccagcACTGAGGGCAGAGATGTAAAAGGCTTGATGATTTCTATGAACTTGCCTGCCATCTGGTGGGGACTGAcccatcaggggaaaaaaaaagaaagctaagacGCAATCAAGAATGAGATTCCTAGGCCCCATATAAATATCACTTCTTCCAGGGAGCACTCAGGTATTGAAGTTACTGGCTTCCTCCATTGTCCACCCCAACCTCTGTTCCAGCACTGAGCGGGCACACTGGATCTCTTTATCTGCCTTCCTTATCAGACTGGGAGCTCCAATAGGGCCTCTTCCCAACACTGGCCTGGTCCACAGGAGGTGCTGAGAAGGGCTGTAAAAAGAAACAAGCTCACACTGGAGGCTACCTGGAATGTCCCAGGTTTCAGAATCACCTGGGTGCTTGTTAACTATGGGCCCACCCCATCCCTGCCAATTTAGAATCTAAGCGCCCAGGAGTCATTTTCACAAGCAAACTTCTACCCTCATGCCAGGTGGTTTTCATGTACATTCACACTGGAGAACAAATCAGTGTACTTGTATAACCAAAATGTGTGGGGCAGCCTCAAATAACAGCACCTTGCAGACACTTcatagcctcagtttcctcatctataaaatgggctcaCTGCCATTCCCCCACCTCACCTTCCAGGGTTGCCATGTGGATGAAAAGTACAAGGGATCTGAAAGTGTTTCAAAAACCATTAAGATGAGGTGGTTTAGGAACACACCAGGAGTTTCTTAAGCAGTTTGTGAAATTACTCATCGCAAATCCCAGACTATATGAGCACTAGAAGAGATCAGAGAGACTAAATAAGCTTCTTACAGTACAGAAGGGAAAACTGAAGCCCATTCAGGAGTGATACCAGCCAGTGACACAATCTGGCAGGCAATGGATTTCCAGCCCCAGGGTTGGcctgtccccctcctccctcctcagttGGAGAAGCTCCCACTAGAATGGTAGGTCTCACTCTAAATAGCCAAGCCAGATCCTGACAAGAGGGTGAGAGAAGCCAGCAACATTCCCACTCCAGAGGGAATTCACTTCCTTCACACATTCCCAAAGGGGCTCAACAACAGTAGCATTCATTCTGTGAAGCTCTTTCATCCCCAAcagtcattcagcaaacatttatcagGTACCTATTATATACCAAGCACTGTACTGGTTGCTGGTGAAGGAAGACAG belongs to Bos indicus isolate NIAB-ARS_2022 breed Sahiwal x Tharparkar chromosome 13, NIAB-ARS_B.indTharparkar_mat_pri_1.0, whole genome shotgun sequence and includes:
- the E2F1 gene encoding transcription factor E2F1 yields the protein MAVAGAPAGGSCAPALEALLGAGALRLLDSSQIVIISTAQDASAPPAPAGPAAPAAGPRDPDLLLFATPQAPRPTPSAPRPALGRPPVKRRLNLETDHQYLAESSGPARGRGRHPGKGVKSPGEKSRYETSLNLTTKRFLELLSRSADGVVDLNWAAEVLKVQKRRIYDITNVLEGIHLIAKKSKNHIQWLGSHATVGISGRLEGLTQDLQQLQESEQQLDHLLHTCSTQLRLLSEDADSQRLAYVTCQDLRSIADPAEQMVMVIKAPPETQLQAVDSSENFQISLKSKQGPIDVFLCPEESVGGTSPGKTPSQGAASGEEDRTADLATAVPPPPSSPRSSPATDPSQSLLSLEQEPLLSRMGGLRAPVDEDRLSPLVAADSLLEHVKEDFSSLLPEEFITLSPPHEALDYHFGLEEGEGIRDLFDCDFGDLTPLDF